The Saccharothrix variisporea genome has a segment encoding these proteins:
- a CDS encoding RICIN domain-containing protein gives MSETGATGVRRVRRSGGAAGPEGGAARRSGGAAGSDRGAARRSGGAAPRGRWRWAAIGTIVGVPTLVAPLLLFTGGDDPEPVTVDATAYYQFVSVRSGNALDVAGADSADGVRIQQEKRADDAASQQWRLKPVDADFYQFVNQNSGKVLGVRSGATAQANVEQQSDVGAPTQQWKLVEVDGGAVKIVSRASGLVLSVDDGPDGQAVVQSADRGGTDQQWQPAKTTKPAKPSAPVVAPRPVPSTSSTPSAPPPPSTGSGPYTWRNVQIAGGGFVTGFVFNPTREGLLYARTDMGGAYRWDGGKWVPLTDWAADWNLLGIESVATDPVDPDRLYLATGTYTNDWAGNAALLRSTDQGRTFQRTDLPFKLGSNEDGRSMGERLAVDPADHRTLYLGTRRNGLWRSTDYGVTWSQVAGFPVKDGGSSGVGLSFVTFGPAGTVYVGVADKTTSLYRSTDGGTTWQAVPGQPTGHLPHHGVLSGDGSLYVTYTDAPGPNGVKAGSVWKHTPSTGTWKDVSPVPGTGFGFAGLAVDPQRPSTVMVTTLDRWWPSDELYRSTDGGDTWKALGETSVRDASGAPYVGTGIGHWMGALAIDPFDSGHVIYGTGAGLWASNDVTAADRGAPTHWSIPVQGLEETAVLGLVTPPGGKLISALGDVGGFRHDDLDQVPAGAASGPRFTNTTGIDFAQAKPNVVVRVGYGSEERGAYSTDGGVTWRPFAGSPVSAAGGGAVAISADGGTVVWTASGQVPHVSTDWGKTWKASSGLPSGTAVVADRVTASAFYALSGDTLYASSDGGRSFTARARGLAGGRLKAGPTGDLWIASHNGLVRSVDGGASFAKVGGVENADAVGFGKAAPGARQPALYLNGTVNGVTGIFRSIDGGAAWVRINDDRNRFGGGVGGVISGDPDVYGRVYLGTNGRGVLVGEPS, from the coding sequence ATGAGTGAGACCGGGGCCACCGGTGTCCGGCGGGTGCGTCGGAGCGGTGGCGCGGCCGGGCCGGAGGGTGGCGCGGCGCGTCGGAGCGGTGGCGCGGCCGGGTCGGACCGAGGCGCGGCGCGTCGGAGCGGTGGCGCGGCGCCGCGGGGGCGGTGGCGCTGGGCGGCGATCGGGACGATCGTCGGTGTGCCCACGCTGGTCGCCCCGCTCCTGCTGTTCACCGGGGGCGACGACCCGGAGCCGGTGACCGTGGACGCCACCGCCTACTACCAGTTCGTCTCCGTCCGCAGCGGCAACGCGCTGGACGTGGCCGGGGCGGACAGCGCGGACGGCGTCCGCATCCAGCAGGAGAAGCGCGCCGACGACGCCGCGAGCCAGCAGTGGCGGCTCAAGCCCGTGGACGCCGACTTCTACCAGTTCGTCAACCAGAACAGCGGCAAGGTCCTGGGTGTGCGCAGCGGTGCGACGGCGCAGGCGAACGTCGAGCAGCAGTCGGACGTCGGCGCGCCCACCCAGCAGTGGAAGCTGGTCGAGGTCGACGGCGGCGCGGTGAAGATCGTCTCGCGGGCCAGCGGCCTTGTGCTGTCGGTGGACGACGGTCCGGACGGTCAGGCCGTCGTCCAGTCCGCCGACCGGGGTGGCACCGACCAGCAGTGGCAGCCGGCCAAGACCACCAAGCCCGCCAAGCCCTCGGCTCCCGTGGTCGCGCCCAGGCCGGTGCCGAGCACGTCTTCCACACCCTCCGCGCCGCCGCCGCCGAGCACCGGTTCCGGCCCGTACACCTGGCGGAACGTCCAGATCGCGGGCGGCGGTTTCGTCACCGGGTTCGTCTTCAACCCCACCCGCGAGGGCCTGCTGTACGCGCGCACCGACATGGGCGGCGCGTACCGGTGGGACGGCGGCAAGTGGGTCCCGCTGACCGACTGGGCGGCGGACTGGAACCTGCTGGGCATCGAGAGCGTGGCGACCGACCCGGTCGACCCCGACCGCCTGTACCTCGCCACCGGCACCTACACCAACGACTGGGCGGGCAACGCCGCCCTCCTGCGCTCCACCGACCAGGGCCGGACGTTCCAGCGCACGGACCTGCCGTTCAAGCTGGGCAGCAACGAGGACGGCCGGTCGATGGGCGAGCGGCTCGCGGTCGACCCGGCCGACCACCGCACGCTCTACCTCGGCACCCGCAGGAACGGGTTGTGGCGCAGCACCGACTACGGCGTCACCTGGAGCCAGGTCGCCGGGTTCCCGGTCAAGGACGGCGGCAGCAGCGGGGTCGGCCTGTCGTTCGTGACCTTCGGACCGGCCGGGACGGTGTACGTGGGCGTCGCCGACAAGACCACCTCGCTGTACCGGTCGACGGACGGCGGCACCACGTGGCAGGCCGTGCCCGGCCAGCCCACCGGGCACCTGCCGCACCACGGCGTCCTGTCCGGTGACGGGTCGCTGTACGTCACCTACACCGACGCCCCGGGCCCCAACGGGGTGAAGGCCGGTTCGGTGTGGAAGCACACGCCGTCCACCGGGACCTGGAAGGACGTCTCGCCCGTCCCCGGCACGGGTTTCGGCTTCGCCGGGCTGGCGGTGGACCCGCAGCGGCCGTCCACGGTGATGGTGACGACCCTCGACCGGTGGTGGCCCTCGGACGAGCTGTACCGCTCGACCGACGGTGGCGACACGTGGAAGGCGCTGGGCGAGACGTCCGTGCGGGACGCTTCCGGCGCGCCGTACGTCGGCACCGGCATCGGCCACTGGATGGGTGCGCTGGCCATCGACCCGTTCGACTCCGGGCACGTCATCTACGGCACCGGGGCGGGTCTGTGGGCCAGCAACGACGTGACGGCGGCGGACCGCGGTGCTCCGACGCACTGGTCGATTCCCGTGCAGGGCCTGGAGGAGACGGCCGTGCTGGGCCTGGTCACGCCGCCCGGCGGCAAGCTGATCAGCGCGCTGGGTGACGTCGGCGGGTTCCGGCACGACGACCTGGACCAGGTGCCGGCCGGGGCCGCGTCCGGACCGCGGTTCACCAACACCACCGGCATCGACTTCGCGCAGGCCAAGCCGAACGTCGTCGTGCGCGTCGGTTACGGCAGCGAGGAGCGCGGCGCGTACTCCACCGATGGCGGTGTGACGTGGCGGCCGTTCGCCGGGTCGCCGGTGAGCGCGGCGGGTGGTGGTGCGGTGGCGATCTCGGCCGATGGCGGCACCGTGGTGTGGACGGCGTCGGGGCAGGTCCCGCACGTGTCCACCGACTGGGGCAAGACGTGGAAAGCGTCCTCGGGCCTGCCCTCGGGCACGGCCGTGGTGGCCGACCGGGTGACGGCGAGCGCGTTCTACGCGCTCAGCGGCGACACCCTGTACGCCAGCAGCGACGGTGGGCGGAGCTTCACCGCTCGGGCGCGCGGGCTCGCCGGTGGACGTCTCAAGGCGGGTCCCACCGGTGACTTGTGGATCGCAAGCCACAACGGGCTCGTCCGCTCGGTCGACGGCGGGGCGAGCTTCGCGAAGGTGGGCGGCGTCGAGAACGCCGACGCGGTCGGGTTCGGCAAGGCCGCGCCGGGTGCCCGTCAGCCCGCGCTCTACCTCAACGGGACGGTCAACGGCGTGACCGGGATCTTCCGCTCGATCGACGGCGGTGCCGCGTGGGTGCGGATCAACGACGACCGGAACCGGTTCGGCGGCGGCGTCGGCGGGGTCATCTCCGGCGACCCCGACGTGTACGGGCGGGTCTACCTGGGCACCAACGGCCGCGGGGTGCTGGTGGGTGAGCCGTCCTGA
- a CDS encoding beta-propeller fold lactonase family protein, translating to MRRLLPLVTAAALVASPATAAAGGTTGQPVELGTIPIGANSRMVVFTPDQRTVYVANGGSNTVSVVDPARREEVATIPVGTFPYGIAFDRPGRHAYVSNRDSDDVSVIDTARRTVVKTIPVGDAPRLAALRPDGREVWVSSTGSDAVYVIDTRTQSVTHTIPVGDAPRGIHFTSGGRNAWVANSDADTVSVVDTATYKATHTIPVGDEPRGVLITPDNRTAYISNTIAGTVSVVDVRTRAVTATIPVGQKPRGITLAAGGRIAYVVNAGDGTKPGKVVTFDTRTNKVLGEVPVGLDAHWSAPGPGHHYVLVTNSGSNTLSVITLARH from the coding sequence TTGCGTCGCTTGCTCCCCCTCGTCACCGCCGCGGCACTCGTCGCGTCGCCGGCCACCGCCGCGGCCGGCGGCACGACCGGTCAGCCGGTCGAGCTCGGCACCATCCCGATCGGCGCGAACTCCAGGATGGTCGTGTTCACGCCCGACCAACGCACGGTCTACGTGGCCAACGGCGGCTCGAACACCGTCTCGGTGGTCGACCCGGCCCGCCGCGAGGAGGTCGCCACCATCCCGGTGGGCACCTTCCCGTACGGCATCGCCTTCGACCGACCGGGCCGCCACGCGTACGTCTCCAACCGCGACTCGGACGACGTGTCCGTGATCGACACCGCGCGCCGCACGGTCGTCAAGACCATCCCGGTGGGCGACGCCCCGCGCCTGGCGGCGTTGCGGCCCGACGGCCGCGAGGTCTGGGTCAGCAGCACCGGCTCGGACGCGGTGTACGTCATCGACACCCGGACCCAGTCCGTCACCCACACCATCCCGGTGGGCGACGCCCCCCGCGGCATCCACTTCACCAGCGGCGGCCGCAACGCCTGGGTGGCCAACTCCGACGCCGACACGGTCTCCGTCGTCGACACCGCCACCTACAAGGCCACCCACACCATCCCCGTGGGCGACGAACCCCGCGGCGTCCTGATCACCCCCGACAACCGCACGGCGTACATCAGCAACACCATCGCCGGCACGGTGTCGGTGGTGGACGTCCGAACCCGGGCGGTCACCGCCACCATCCCGGTCGGTCAGAAACCCCGCGGCATCACCCTCGCCGCGGGCGGCCGGATCGCCTACGTGGTCAACGCCGGCGACGGCACCAAGCCGGGCAAGGTCGTCACCTTCGACACCCGCACCAACAAGGTGCTCGGCGAGGTCCCGGTCGGCTTGGACGCCCACTGGTCCGCCCCCGGCCCGGGCCACCACTACGTCCTGGTGACCAACTCGGGCTCCAACACCCTGTCCGTCATCACCCTCGCCCGCCACTGA
- a CDS encoding MerR family transcriptional regulator, translating to MGDAELMTIGRFARLTGLSIHTLRHYDDVSLLVPAHTDPQTGYRRYGRDQIRLAHLIRELRWIDLPIEEIRQVLAETGQAGPVLADHRQRLLRTRGLLTAQIDNVDRLLEEGFTMSAPLSGCRPVQITIAVDDLAKSIAFYQQRSTCVTR from the coding sequence GTGGGTGACGCGGAGCTGATGACGATCGGGCGGTTCGCCCGGCTGACGGGGTTGTCGATCCACACGCTGCGCCACTACGACGACGTCAGCCTGCTGGTCCCAGCCCACACCGACCCGCAGACCGGCTACCGCCGTTACGGGCGCGACCAGATCCGGCTCGCCCACCTGATCCGTGAACTGCGCTGGATCGACCTGCCCATCGAGGAGATCCGACAGGTACTGGCCGAAACCGGTCAGGCGGGTCCGGTGCTGGCCGACCACCGCCAGCGACTGCTGCGCACCCGTGGTCTGCTCACCGCCCAGATCGACAACGTAGATCGCCTCCTGGAGGAAGGGTTCACCATGTCCGCTCCCCTGTCGGGGTGCCGGCCGGTCCAAATCACCATTGCCGTGGATGACCTCGCCAAGTCGATCGCGTTCTACCAGCAGCGTTCGACCTGCGTTACGAGGTGA
- a CDS encoding carboxymuconolactone decarboxylase family protein has protein sequence MSTTSRLSNPQDLVPALKDISKALFAATGTGPLPRTTIGLLQLRAGQIVGNTYLTALHTTTLRRAGDTEERIAGVATWRDAPYYTPAERAALALVEAVLQPSAQGERVPDALYAEVAEHYDEAGIAALAVAIGQVNFFVPLAVIGKPLPGVSPAEQWTKQA, from the coding sequence ATGTCGACCACCTCGCGCCTGTCCAACCCGCAGGACCTCGTCCCGGCCCTGAAGGACATCTCCAAGGCGCTGTTCGCGGCCACCGGCACCGGCCCGCTGCCGCGGACCACGATCGGCCTGCTCCAGCTGCGGGCCGGCCAGATCGTCGGCAACACCTACCTGACCGCCCTGCACACCACCACCCTGCGCCGCGCCGGCGACACCGAGGAGCGCATCGCCGGCGTCGCGACCTGGCGCGACGCGCCGTACTACACCCCCGCCGAACGCGCCGCCCTGGCCCTGGTCGAGGCCGTCCTCCAGCCGTCCGCACAGGGCGAGCGCGTGCCCGACGCCCTGTACGCCGAGGTGGCCGAGCACTACGACGAGGCGGGCATCGCCGCACTGGCGGTCGCCATCGGCCAGGTCAACTTCTTCGTGCCCCTGGCCGTGATCGGCAAGCCCCTGCCGGGCGTGTCCCCGGCCGAACAGTGGACCAAGCAGGCCTGA
- a CDS encoding SigE family RNA polymerase sigma factor, whose translation MLLDDTSAEFHAFFERHYAELSRLAYLLTGEPDAADDLAADALIALWQRWDRLRGAEHPVAYARGVVANLARERIRSATRERRRVALFWSHRPQQAHGPDVAAVVDVRAALDRLPFRKRACVVLRHAFDLSEKDTALALGISVGAVKSQTSKGLAELERLLGARAADVVAGRGNR comes from the coding sequence ATGCTCCTCGATGACACGTCGGCGGAGTTCCACGCCTTCTTCGAACGGCACTACGCCGAGCTGTCCCGGCTGGCCTACCTCCTCACCGGGGAGCCCGACGCCGCCGACGACCTCGCCGCCGACGCGTTGATCGCGTTGTGGCAGCGGTGGGACCGGCTGCGCGGGGCCGAGCACCCGGTGGCGTACGCGCGCGGCGTGGTCGCGAACCTGGCGCGGGAACGCATCCGGAGTGCGACGCGGGAACGTCGCCGGGTGGCGTTGTTCTGGTCGCACCGGCCGCAGCAGGCGCACGGCCCGGACGTGGCCGCCGTGGTGGACGTGCGGGCGGCGTTGGACCGCTTGCCGTTCCGCAAGCGGGCGTGCGTGGTGCTGCGGCACGCGTTCGACCTGTCGGAGAAGGACACCGCGCTGGCGCTGGGCATCTCGGTCGGCGCGGTGAAGAGCCAGACCTCCAAGGGTCTGGCGGAGCTGGAACGCTTGCTCGGCGCGCGGGCGGCGGACGTCGTGGCGGGGAGGGGGAATCGGTGA
- a CDS encoding glycoside hydrolase family 3 protein translates to MTLAEKVGQMTQAERSAVDGDPELITRLGLGSVLSGGGSGPASNTPQGWADMVDRYQERALATRLRIPLLYGVDSVHGNNNLVGATIFPHNIALGATRDPDLAREIGHITATETRAAGPQWVFAPCLCVTRDERWGRTYESFGETAELVQRMETVIDGLQGTTPQDLAGPDRVLATAKHFAGDGDTTYGTSTVGTLDRGVTITDWEHFEQVDLAPYATAVERHRIGSIMPSFSSVQWTDRPGSAPTRISGSGELLTGVLKEKIGFDGFLISDWEAIHDLPGDYPEQVRTAVNAGMDMVMEPSTAPEFAQTLIAEVEAGRVPTTRIDDAVSRILTAKFRLGLFEHPYTDRTHIDTIGSAAHRAVARRAVARSQVLLKNDHQVLPLDRNRHVYVAGVNADDLGNQAGGWTVTWQGQSGNTAFPGTTIVDGIRQHAAQVTYSADASAPMTGADVGVVVIGETPYAEFFGDVGTHDRTLGLSTADRATIHKVCGTIEVCVVLDVAGRPQVITDELPEIDAFVMSWLPGGEGAGVADPLFGSAPYTGQLPVSWPRTEQQEPVNVGDRDYDPLFPYGHGLTTHDR, encoded by the coding sequence ATGACGTTGGCCGAGAAGGTCGGGCAGATGACTCAGGCCGAGCGCAGCGCGGTGGACGGCGATCCCGAGCTGATCACCAGGCTCGGACTTGGGTCCGTGTTGTCCGGCGGCGGCTCGGGGCCTGCCTCGAACACCCCGCAGGGCTGGGCCGACATGGTCGATCGGTACCAGGAACGGGCGCTCGCGACGCGGCTGCGGATCCCGTTGCTCTACGGCGTCGACTCCGTGCACGGCAACAACAACCTCGTCGGCGCCACGATCTTCCCGCACAACATCGCCCTCGGCGCCACCCGTGACCCCGACCTCGCGCGCGAGATCGGGCACATCACCGCGACCGAGACCAGGGCCGCCGGGCCGCAGTGGGTCTTCGCGCCCTGTCTGTGCGTCACCCGGGACGAACGCTGGGGCCGCACCTACGAAAGCTTCGGCGAGACCGCCGAGTTGGTGCAGCGGATGGAAACCGTCATCGACGGACTCCAGGGCACGACACCTCAGGACCTCGCGGGACCGGACCGCGTTCTGGCCACGGCCAAGCACTTCGCGGGTGATGGCGACACGACCTACGGCACCTCCACCGTGGGCACGCTCGACCGCGGTGTCACGATCACCGACTGGGAGCACTTCGAGCAGGTGGACCTGGCGCCCTACGCCACCGCCGTCGAACGGCACCGCATCGGCAGCATCATGCCGTCGTTCTCCAGCGTCCAGTGGACCGACAGGCCCGGCAGCGCACCGACCCGGATCAGCGGCAGCGGCGAACTGCTCACCGGCGTGCTCAAGGAGAAGATCGGCTTCGACGGCTTCCTGATCAGCGACTGGGAGGCCATCCACGACCTGCCGGGCGACTACCCCGAGCAGGTGCGCACCGCGGTCAACGCCGGCATGGACATGGTCATGGAACCGTCCACCGCGCCCGAGTTCGCGCAAACGCTCATCGCCGAGGTCGAGGCCGGGCGAGTGCCGACGACCCGCATCGACGACGCCGTGAGCCGCATCCTGACCGCGAAGTTCCGGCTCGGCCTGTTCGAACACCCCTACACCGACCGCACCCACATCGACACCATCGGCTCGGCCGCACACCGCGCCGTGGCCCGCCGTGCCGTCGCGCGGTCGCAGGTGCTGCTCAAGAACGACCACCAGGTCCTGCCGTTGGACCGGAACCGACACGTCTACGTCGCGGGCGTCAACGCCGACGACCTCGGCAACCAGGCCGGCGGCTGGACCGTGACCTGGCAGGGGCAGTCGGGCAACACCGCCTTCCCCGGGACCACGATCGTGGACGGCATCCGTCAGCACGCCGCACAGGTGACCTACAGCGCGGACGCCTCCGCGCCCATGACCGGTGCGGACGTCGGTGTCGTCGTCATCGGGGAGACCCCCTACGCCGAGTTCTTCGGCGACGTGGGCACCCACGACCGCACGCTCGGTCTCTCCACCGCCGATCGGGCCACCATCCACAAGGTGTGCGGCACGATCGAGGTCTGCGTGGTCCTGGACGTCGCCGGACGGCCGCAGGTCATCACCGACGAACTGCCCGAGATCGACGCCTTCGTCATGTCCTGGCTGCCCGGGGGTGAAGGCGCCGGCGTGGCCGATCCCCTGTTCGGCTCCGCGCCCTACACCGGGCAGCTCCCGGTGAGCTGGCCGCGCACCGAGCAGCAGGAACCGGTCAACGTCGGCGATCGCGACTACGACCCCCTGTTCCCCTACGGCCACGGCCTCACCACCCACGACCGGTAG
- a CDS encoding serine/threonine-protein kinase gives MMDRRRYEIDDIAQAFAVGREDVRHLGTGAFGETWWVRHRDGTETACKIIFKDGYSAQRLEREIAGLSRVSSPRVVRLYRRNELEVGGKSRPVLQFEYVHGGDLAHFIQVGQRPNRDEIVALLRGLLEGVQALHEGEVVHRDIKPHNIALRDGSFSEPVILDLGLARPLDASTMTRYPGFIGTLPYMAPEQLRGEKARLAADLYAVGIVVVEAFTGRHPYIAPDDTFDDIEHAAEQLAARQERLKIGFPSEVPDSLVAVLEKLTSPKPHQRSVPSRLLKRLNEVA, from the coding sequence ATGATGGACCGCCGGCGTTATGAGATCGACGATATTGCTCAGGCATTTGCAGTAGGTCGGGAAGATGTTAGACACCTAGGAACAGGCGCGTTTGGTGAGACTTGGTGGGTACGCCATAGAGATGGCACTGAAACTGCATGTAAGATCATTTTCAAAGACGGCTATTCAGCCCAGCGTCTTGAGCGCGAAATAGCTGGCCTGTCGCGAGTTTCAAGCCCTCGAGTTGTGCGACTTTATCGTCGGAACGAGCTTGAGGTGGGCGGAAAGTCACGTCCAGTTTTGCAGTTCGAGTATGTCCATGGCGGGGATCTTGCTCACTTCATCCAAGTCGGTCAAAGGCCGAACCGTGATGAGATCGTAGCTTTGCTGCGCGGCCTGCTTGAAGGTGTCCAGGCGCTACACGAAGGAGAAGTGGTCCACCGAGACATCAAACCTCATAACATTGCTCTCCGCGATGGGTCGTTTTCTGAGCCGGTCATCCTGGACCTGGGCTTGGCTCGCCCGCTAGACGCCTCCACGATGACTCGTTATCCCGGCTTTATCGGCACCCTTCCTTATATGGCCCCGGAGCAGTTACGTGGCGAAAAAGCTCGGTTGGCTGCCGACTTGTATGCGGTAGGAATTGTAGTAGTCGAAGCATTCACCGGTAGGCATCCATATATAGCCCCTGATGACACTTTCGACGACATTGAGCACGCTGCCGAACAGTTAGCTGCACGTCAAGAACGTCTAAAAATTGGTTTTCCATCAGAGGTGCCCGATTCACTAGTAGCTGTGCTTGAGAAGCTTACCTCACCTAAGCCGCATCAACGAAGTGTTCCTTCTCGTCTGCTAAAAAGATTGAACGAAGTCGCATGA
- a CDS encoding helix-turn-helix domain-containing protein, which produces MTTNPQPKLWTFIETHLANRGLTPGDLVRRTGVARSCISGWRRGGSLNVPTARTLAKALDVTVLEVLVAADVLTEAEAHLRTRTPTPTTLTNREILAELSRRLR; this is translated from the coding sequence GTGACCACGAACCCCCAACCCAAGCTGTGGACGTTCATCGAGACACACCTGGCCAACCGGGGCCTGACCCCCGGCGACCTGGTCCGCCGCACCGGCGTGGCCCGCAGCTGCATCTCCGGCTGGCGGCGAGGCGGTTCCCTGAACGTCCCCACGGCCCGCACCCTGGCCAAGGCCCTCGACGTCACCGTGCTGGAAGTCCTGGTGGCCGCCGACGTCCTGACCGAAGCCGAAGCCCACCTCCGCACCCGAACCCCGACCCCGACCACCTTGACGAACAGGGAGATCCTCGCCGAACTGTCCCGCCGCCTGCGCTAG
- a CDS encoding metalloregulator ArsR/SmtB family transcription factor → MEIEKNLRARAAVHHALSDPVRLGIVDLLAIGDRSPGELAARFGLTSNLLAHHLKVLREVGLVERTRSHADGRRAYVRLTPEPLHGLHTTPTVTAPRVVFVCTRNGARSPLAAAVWSTRSPIPVTSAGTHPATRVNPRALATAERHGLVLERETTAHVRDVVAPDDLVVAVCDGAFEELGPADRHVHWSVPDPGPVDTDEFFEDVFTELARRVDRLAEIAHRP, encoded by the coding sequence ATGGAAATCGAGAAGAACCTTCGGGCGCGCGCGGCGGTGCACCACGCGCTGTCCGACCCGGTGCGCCTGGGGATCGTGGACCTGCTCGCGATCGGCGACCGGTCACCGGGCGAGCTCGCGGCCCGCTTCGGCCTCACGTCCAACCTGCTCGCCCACCACCTCAAGGTGCTGCGCGAGGTCGGCCTGGTGGAGCGCACCAGGTCCCACGCCGACGGGCGGCGCGCCTACGTCCGGCTCACCCCGGAACCGCTGCACGGCCTGCACACCACGCCGACCGTGACCGCGCCCCGGGTCGTGTTCGTCTGCACCCGCAACGGCGCCCGCTCACCCCTCGCCGCCGCCGTCTGGAGCACCCGCAGCCCCATCCCGGTCACCTCCGCCGGCACCCACCCCGCCACCCGGGTCAACCCCCGCGCCCTGGCCACCGCCGAACGCCACGGCCTGGTCCTGGAGCGCGAGACCACCGCCCACGTCCGCGACGTCGTCGCACCGGACGACCTGGTGGTCGCGGTCTGCGACGGCGCGTTCGAGGAGCTCGGGCCCGCCGACCGGCACGTCCACTGGTCGGTCCCCGACCCCGGACCGGTGGACACCGACGAGTTCTTCGAGGACGTCTTCACCGAGCTCGCCCGCCGCGTCGACCGGCTCGCGGAGATCGCGCACCGGCCGTAG
- a CDS encoding serine hydrolase domain-containing protein has protein sequence MRIKRGSLVAGAVAALLAVGAGSAQADLGAPSTLAEVDTAKAAQYLHSSLNGKAMGYAFAIAEDGLLAQKGSDGTARVDKGTSFTPNSRIEIASATKNVVAAALLKVTEAAGLTPDALIWPYLPPDMRSTATAGWQSVKIKDILGHTSGLGQFIGSQPKSEQDKMNARYDGIKYAMSVAPVGTGQAYDYENENYAVARVVLTRLWYLTETDPSVGVPQWIQPGGAPWSLAYINRYLFKPAGIAAVDCLSADPQNDALGHMTRTSQTGNLLEMSGVAYEACASYRGLRMSAIDLVRWQVYLRHGTIVSQQVRLWMDTVETGAKGLGWTYVANGTRAHGGDYNNTLGRVVTCHGKFTDNVEASLVVNSGIDGGANPCSLLAAAIQYASS, from the coding sequence ATGAGGATCAAGAGGGGAAGCTTGGTCGCGGGGGCGGTTGCCGCGTTGTTGGCCGTGGGGGCGGGGTCGGCGCAGGCGGACCTGGGGGCGCCTTCGACGTTGGCGGAGGTGGACACCGCCAAGGCCGCGCAGTACCTGCACTCGTCGCTGAACGGCAAGGCCATGGGCTACGCGTTCGCGATCGCCGAGGACGGCCTGCTGGCGCAGAAGGGCTCGGACGGCACCGCTCGGGTGGACAAGGGCACGTCGTTCACCCCGAACAGCCGGATCGAGATCGCCAGCGCGACCAAGAACGTGGTGGCGGCGGCGTTGTTGAAGGTGACGGAGGCGGCGGGGCTCACGCCGGACGCGCTGATCTGGCCGTACCTGCCGCCGGACATGCGCTCCACCGCGACCGCGGGGTGGCAGAGCGTGAAGATCAAGGACATCCTCGGCCACACCTCGGGGCTCGGCCAGTTCATCGGCAGCCAGCCCAAGTCCGAGCAGGACAAGATGAACGCCCGCTACGACGGCATCAAGTACGCCATGTCCGTCGCCCCCGTGGGCACGGGCCAGGCCTACGACTACGAGAACGAGAACTACGCCGTCGCACGGGTCGTCCTCACCCGGCTGTGGTACTTGACCGAGACGGACCCGAGCGTGGGTGTGCCGCAGTGGATCCAGCCCGGTGGTGCGCCGTGGTCGCTGGCCTACATCAACCGCTACCTGTTCAAGCCGGCCGGGATCGCCGCGGTGGACTGCCTGTCCGCCGACCCGCAGAACGACGCGCTCGGCCACATGACCCGCACCTCGCAGACCGGCAACCTGCTGGAGATGTCCGGTGTGGCCTACGAGGCCTGCGCGAGCTACCGCGGCCTGCGGATGTCGGCGATCGACCTGGTCCGCTGGCAGGTCTACCTGCGGCACGGCACGATCGTCTCGCAGCAGGTGCGCCTGTGGATGGACACCGTCGAGACCGGCGCGAAGGGTCTGGGCTGGACCTACGTGGCCAACGGCACCCGCGCCCACGGCGGTGACTACAACAACACCCTCGGCCGCGTGGTGACCTGCCACGGCAAGTTCACCGACAACGTCGAGGCCTCCCTGGTCGTCAACAGCGGCATCGACGGTGGAGCCAACCCGTGCTCCCTCCTGGCCGCCGCGATCCAGTACGCGAGCAGCTGA